In one window of Chryseobacterium viscerum DNA:
- a CDS encoding lysozyme, whose amino-acid sequence MKTSQKGINLIVSFEGFSAKPYLDSAGIPTIGYGNTYYPGGKKVTMKDPPITKEKGAELFAEVLPSYEKIVNSKVKIELNQNQFDALVSHAYNTGGSETLFSLINKRAADLEIRNWFTTKYIAAGGKILNGLIRRRKAEADLFFGK is encoded by the coding sequence ATGAAAACATCACAAAAAGGAATCAATCTGATCGTATCATTTGAAGGCTTCAGTGCTAAGCCTTATCTGGATTCTGCAGGAATTCCGACAATAGGGTATGGTAACACTTACTATCCCGGAGGAAAGAAAGTAACGATGAAAGATCCGCCAATCACAAAAGAAAAAGGAGCAGAGTTATTCGCTGAAGTCCTGCCATCTTATGAGAAAATAGTGAACTCGAAAGTGAAAATAGAACTCAATCAGAATCAGTTTGATGCGCTGGTTTCTCATGCTTACAATACCGGAGGATCTGAGACTTTGTTTTCTCTCATCAACAAAAGAGCAGCAGATTTAGAAATCAGAAATTGGTTTACTACGAAATATATTGCTGCTGGCGGAAAAATATTAAATGGGCTTATCCGAAGAAGAAAGGCAGAAGCAGATCTGTTCTTTGGGAAATAG
- the uvrA gene encoding excinuclease ABC subunit UvrA has product MANTTEIDIKKQIFVKNAHLNNLKHIDVLIPKNKLIVITGVSGSGKSSLAFDTIYAEGQRRYVESLSSYARQFLGKLEKPKVDDIKGLAPSIAIQQKVISSNPRSTVGTSTEIYDYMKLLFARIGKTFSPVSGEEVKKDSVSDVVDFIKASKKDTSFLLTAPLEYDADNFKETLNILKLAGFTRLEINGNLAGIEDLESFGFAPEKGMVINLVIDRFSYEEDESFLQRLADSIQMAFYEGRGYCSLKNTDTEKVKEFSNKFELDGMEFLEPNVHFFSFNNPYGACPACEGYGKVIGIDEDLVIPNKTLSIYEDAVVSWRGETMSEWKKDFIKKAGDFPIHKPYHQLTKEQKNFLWKGDGKNSFPSINNFFKMLEENLYKIQYRVMLSRYRGKTLCPTCEGLRLREETSWVKVDGHNIQSMIELPLDELAPVINGLKLSDHDKEVAKRLIYEITTRLEFLLKVGLGYLTLNRTSNTLSGGESQRINLATSLGSSLVGSIYILDEPSIGLHSKDTENLIEVLKNLRDLGNTVIVVEHDEDVMRAADYIIDIGPEAGYLGGELVFAGDYKDLKKANTLTSEYLTGRLEIEVPKKRRKGKEWIHIKGARQNNLKNIDVDVPLESLVVISGVSGSGKSTLMKEILTNDIQIQLGMGGKKGDYDSVEFPKKLIKNIELIDQNPIGKSSRSNPVTYLKAYDDIRDLFAKQKVAKMMGYKPKHFSFNVDGGRCDECKGEGVINVSMQFMADIELECEVCKGTRFKNEILEVKFDEKNISDILHMTVNEALEFFKDNNEEKIVTKLKPLQEVGLGYLQLGQSSSTLSGGEAQRVKLASFLVKGVTTDKTLFIFDEPSTGLHFHDIQKLLKSLQALIDLGHSVIVIEHQPDIIKCADYIIDIGPEAGKHGGEVVFAGTPEDLIKNKKSYTAKYIKEKLEQ; this is encoded by the coding sequence ATGGCTAATACAACAGAAATAGACATAAAAAAACAGATTTTTGTTAAGAATGCACATCTTAACAATCTGAAACATATAGATGTCCTGATCCCGAAGAATAAACTGATTGTTATTACAGGAGTTTCAGGAAGCGGTAAGTCATCTTTGGCCTTTGATACCATTTATGCTGAAGGGCAAAGAAGATATGTTGAAAGTTTAAGTTCTTATGCACGTCAGTTTTTGGGAAAATTAGAAAAACCAAAAGTAGATGATATCAAAGGACTTGCGCCGTCTATTGCGATCCAGCAGAAAGTAATTTCTTCCAACCCGCGTTCTACGGTAGGAACATCTACGGAGATTTATGATTATATGAAACTTCTTTTTGCCAGAATCGGGAAAACTTTTTCTCCTGTTTCGGGTGAAGAAGTGAAAAAAGACTCGGTTTCTGATGTGGTAGATTTTATCAAAGCTTCCAAAAAAGATACTTCTTTTTTATTGACAGCTCCTTTGGAATATGATGCGGACAATTTCAAAGAAACCCTGAATATTCTGAAGCTGGCAGGTTTCACAAGACTTGAAATCAACGGGAACCTAGCAGGAATTGAAGACCTGGAAAGCTTTGGATTTGCTCCTGAAAAAGGAATGGTGATCAATCTTGTTATTGACCGTTTCTCCTATGAAGAAGACGAAAGTTTTTTACAAAGACTTGCAGATTCTATTCAGATGGCATTTTATGAAGGACGAGGCTATTGTTCATTAAAAAATACAGATACTGAAAAGGTAAAAGAATTCTCCAATAAGTTTGAACTGGACGGAATGGAGTTTCTTGAGCCGAATGTTCATTTTTTCAGCTTTAACAACCCATATGGAGCATGTCCTGCATGTGAAGGATATGGAAAAGTAATCGGAATAGATGAAGATCTTGTAATCCCCAATAAAACATTATCTATCTACGAAGATGCCGTTGTCAGCTGGAGAGGTGAGACTATGAGTGAGTGGAAAAAAGACTTCATCAAAAAGGCTGGAGATTTCCCTATTCATAAACCTTATCACCAATTAACAAAAGAGCAGAAAAACTTCCTTTGGAAAGGTGACGGAAAAAACAGTTTCCCATCCATCAATAATTTCTTCAAAATGCTTGAAGAAAACTTATATAAAATTCAGTACAGGGTAATGCTTTCACGCTACAGAGGAAAAACCCTTTGTCCTACATGTGAAGGATTGAGGCTTCGTGAAGAAACCAGCTGGGTAAAAGTAGACGGACATAACATCCAGTCGATGATAGAACTTCCTTTGGATGAACTGGCTCCGGTGATCAATGGGCTGAAGCTTTCAGATCACGACAAAGAAGTTGCTAAAAGGCTGATCTATGAAATTACAACCCGTCTTGAATTTTTACTAAAGGTAGGATTAGGATATTTAACATTAAACAGGACTTCCAATACCCTTTCAGGAGGAGAAAGTCAGAGAATCAACTTAGCGACCAGCTTAGGAAGTTCTTTGGTAGGTTCTATCTATATTCTGGATGAACCTTCTATTGGTCTTCACTCTAAAGACACGGAAAACCTGATTGAAGTATTGAAAAATCTTCGTGACCTTGGAAATACTGTAATTGTGGTGGAACATGACGAAGATGTAATGAGAGCCGCTGATTATATTATTGATATTGGTCCTGAAGCAGGCTACCTTGGTGGTGAACTGGTATTTGCCGGAGATTATAAAGACCTGAAAAAAGCCAACACGCTTACTTCGGAATATCTTACCGGAAGACTGGAAATTGAGGTCCCGAAAAAACGAAGAAAAGGAAAGGAATGGATTCACATTAAGGGAGCCCGTCAGAATAACCTTAAAAATATAGATGTAGATGTTCCTTTGGAAAGCCTTGTTGTAATTTCCGGGGTTTCAGGAAGCGGAAAATCTACTTTGATGAAAGAAATCCTTACCAATGACATTCAGATCCAGCTTGGAATGGGTGGAAAAAAAGGAGATTATGATTCTGTAGAATTCCCGAAAAAACTGATTAAAAATATTGAATTGATTGATCAGAATCCGATTGGAAAATCATCCCGTTCAAACCCGGTAACTTATTTAAAAGCTTACGACGACATCCGTGATCTTTTTGCCAAACAGAAAGTAGCGAAAATGATGGGTTACAAGCCTAAACATTTCTCTTTTAACGTAGATGGCGGAAGATGTGATGAATGTAAAGGAGAAGGAGTTATCAACGTTTCTATGCAGTTTATGGCAGACATTGAGCTTGAATGCGAGGTTTGTAAAGGAACACGATTTAAAAACGAGATCCTTGAAGTAAAATTTGATGAGAAAAACATCTCGGATATTCTTCATATGACCGTAAATGAAGCACTGGAATTCTTTAAAGATAATAATGAAGAAAAGATTGTAACGAAACTGAAGCCTCTTCAGGAAGTAGGCTTAGGATATTTACAGCTTGGACAAAGCTCTTCTACCCTTTCCGGCGGTGAGGCACAACGTGTGAAACTGGCTTCATTCCTTGTAAAAGGGGTAACAACGGATAAAACCTTGTTTATCTTTGATGAACCTTCCACAGGACTTCACTTCCATGACATTCAGAAGCTATTGAAATCACTGCAGGCATTGATTGATCTTGGGCATTCCGTGATTGTTATTGAGCACCAGCCTGATATTATCAAATGTGCAGATTATATTATTGATATCGGTCCGGAAGCAGGAAAACACGGTGGCGAAGTTGTATTTGCAGGAACTCCTGAAGACCTCATTAAAAATAAAAAGTCCTATACGGCAAAATATATCAAAGAAAAACTTGAACAATAA
- a CDS encoding alpha/beta hydrolase, giving the protein MKYFFSILFAIPLFITSCAVQNRNTQSHDYEVKLDTLAMFDQSRNRKIPVAFYYPKSDKKIPGQQIVIFNHGYGFNKGGDYFVYSYLTEKLASKGYFTVSIQHELTTDSPLPTEGNLQLVRRPFWQNGSDNILFVINELKKTKPELDYKHLTLIGHSNGGDMAALFGNQHPNLVYKLITMDNRRMFLPRTSVPKIYTLRSNDYPADEGVLPSETEQKKYSMTVQTTSINHGHMDNKGSDDEKKILSDFVLKYLSEQEF; this is encoded by the coding sequence ATGAAATACTTCTTTTCTATTCTTTTTGCCATACCTCTTTTTATAACCAGTTGTGCTGTACAAAATAGAAATACTCAAAGTCATGATTATGAAGTAAAACTGGATACGTTAGCTATGTTTGACCAAAGCAGAAACCGTAAGATTCCTGTTGCCTTTTATTATCCAAAATCTGATAAAAAGATTCCCGGCCAGCAGATCGTCATCTTCAATCATGGGTATGGTTTCAATAAAGGCGGAGATTATTTTGTGTATTCTTATTTAACGGAAAAACTGGCTTCAAAAGGTTATTTTACGGTAAGCATTCAACATGAGCTGACGACAGACAGCCCTTTACCAACAGAAGGAAATTTACAGTTGGTAAGAAGGCCTTTCTGGCAAAATGGTTCGGATAACATTCTGTTTGTAATTAATGAACTTAAAAAGACAAAACCGGAACTGGATTATAAACATCTGACATTAATAGGACACTCCAATGGCGGTGATATGGCAGCATTATTCGGTAATCAGCACCCTAACCTGGTGTATAAACTGATTACAATGGATAACCGGAGAATGTTCCTGCCAAGAACTTCAGTTCCTAAAATTTATACTTTACGTTCTAACGATTATCCGGCTGATGAAGGAGTACTACCAAGCGAAACAGAGCAAAAAAAGTATTCTATGACAGTACAAACAACCTCCATCAACCATGGTCATATGGACAATAAAGGCAGTGATGACGAGAAAAAAATCTTAAGTGATTTTGTTTTAAAATATCTTTCTGAACAGGAATTTTAA
- a CDS encoding NAD(P)-dependent oxidoreductase: MKTYKIAIIGGTGKSGQYLVQNLLKKGYSLKLLVRHPENFTTQNSLIEVVKGDVRDETAVGLLIEGANIVMSTLGQPKGEKSIFSDAAKNIIRAMNYHGISRYIVTTGLSVNTPFDQKNEKVKMATDWMYQNYPETTADKQKEYELLLGSNLDWTLVRLPLIHLTEESFEAETSLTDCKGEGISAADLAEFLASQIENSEYIRKSPFLYNLKE; encoded by the coding sequence ATGAAAACCTATAAAATTGCCATCATCGGCGGAACAGGAAAATCCGGACAATATCTGGTTCAAAACCTTTTGAAAAAAGGATATTCCCTTAAACTTTTAGTAAGACATCCTGAAAATTTTACCACTCAAAATTCCTTAATTGAAGTGGTAAAAGGAGATGTAAGAGATGAAACAGCTGTCGGTTTATTGATTGAAGGAGCTAATATTGTAATGAGCACTTTAGGGCAGCCAAAAGGAGAGAAATCTATATTCAGTGATGCCGCGAAAAATATAATCAGGGCGATGAATTATCATGGGATCAGTCGTTATATTGTAACCACAGGTTTGAGTGTGAATACACCATTTGATCAAAAAAATGAAAAGGTAAAAATGGCAACAGACTGGATGTACCAGAATTATCCTGAGACAACAGCAGACAAACAAAAAGAATACGAACTTCTTTTGGGAAGCAATCTGGACTGGACTTTGGTAAGGTTACCGTTGATTCATCTTACAGAAGAAAGTTTTGAAGCTGAAACAAGTCTCACAGACTGCAAAGGTGAAGGTATCAGTGCTGCAGATCTTGCTGAGTTTTTGGCTTCTCAGATTGAAAATTCTGAGTATATCAGGAAAAGCCCGTTTTTGTATAATCTGAAAGAGTAA
- a CDS encoding methyltransferase domain-containing protein → MPWNPELYDQYKDVRYKPFYDLAALIKPESNIKAIDLGCGTGEQTSILTEKLTGSTFLGIDSSAEMLEKSRKFENENLHFKLQTIEETAQSHQKWDLVFSNAALQWADDHKTLFPKIIGLLSSGGQLAIQMPVQKENILNQILTEMADEEPYASQLNHFNRDSPVLSMDDYAQILFDNGIQDIEIFQKVYPIIADDYEALYEFISGTALLPYLERLEGDQKESFITEFKSRIAQRFTKYPAIYAFKRILMYGRKK, encoded by the coding sequence ATGCCCTGGAATCCCGAACTATACGATCAGTACAAAGATGTACGCTACAAACCTTTTTACGATTTAGCAGCATTAATCAAGCCTGAAAGCAATATAAAAGCCATTGACTTAGGCTGCGGTACCGGAGAACAAACCTCCATTTTAACCGAAAAACTGACAGGTTCTACTTTTTTAGGAATTGATTCATCAGCAGAAATGCTTGAAAAATCCAGGAAGTTTGAAAATGAGAATCTGCATTTTAAACTTCAGACCATTGAAGAAACAGCACAGTCTCATCAGAAATGGGATCTTGTCTTTAGTAATGCCGCTTTACAATGGGCTGATGATCACAAAACTTTATTTCCTAAAATCATTGGACTGCTATCTTCCGGAGGTCAGTTAGCTATTCAGATGCCTGTTCAGAAAGAAAATATCCTGAATCAGATTTTAACGGAAATGGCAGATGAAGAGCCTTATGCATCACAGTTAAATCATTTCAATCGTGATTCACCGGTACTTTCAATGGATGATTATGCACAGATACTGTTTGATAACGGAATTCAGGATATTGAAATTTTCCAGAAGGTTTATCCTATTATTGCCGATGATTATGAGGCTTTATATGAATTTATTTCAGGAACAGCCTTATTACCTTACCTGGAACGTCTGGAAGGAGATCAGAAAGAAAGTTTCATTACTGAATTTAAATCACGCATAGCACAAAGGTTTACAAAATATCCGGCCATCTATGCATTTAAACGCATCCTGATGTATGGCCGTAAAAAATAA
- a CDS encoding epoxide hydrolase family protein, translating into MEPFTVNIPESVITDLKNRIQNTRWPAEPDGSGWNYGTNETYLKELTSYWINNYNWKTHEQQLNQYPQYTTRIDGILIHFQYIRGKGPNPKPLILTHGWPDSYYRFHKIIPLLTEGEQSFDLIIPSIPGFGFSDKIAVSSEKVADLWKKLMTEVLGYEKFCAAGGDIGMGVVKSLTSKYPEVLEAVHLTDVGYPTGQEDPATMSEDEKQFAQFVQHWWYSEGAYAMVQSTKPQSLAYGLNDSPIGLAGWIISFINAGSPPELIETAFGGKDEILTNIMIYWVTQTIGSSARMYKEDAAALWSGTHVHHKSNIPAGVLVFPREAQFPKEWAERFVNVTSFKKMSEGGHFAALELPHIFADELRSFFYSAK; encoded by the coding sequence ATGGAACCATTTACAGTAAACATTCCCGAATCGGTAATAACCGACCTGAAAAACCGTATCCAAAACACCAGATGGCCGGCTGAACCAGATGGCTCTGGCTGGAACTACGGCACCAACGAAACTTATCTGAAAGAGCTTACCAGCTACTGGATAAACAATTACAACTGGAAGACGCATGAACAGCAGTTAAATCAGTATCCGCAGTATACAACCCGCATAGACGGTATTCTGATTCATTTTCAATACATCAGAGGAAAAGGTCCCAACCCCAAGCCACTGATCCTTACCCATGGCTGGCCGGACAGCTATTACCGTTTTCATAAAATCATTCCATTGCTTACCGAAGGCGAACAGAGTTTTGATTTGATTATCCCTTCTATTCCGGGATTTGGGTTTTCTGATAAAATAGCAGTCAGTAGTGAAAAGGTCGCCGATCTGTGGAAAAAACTGATGACGGAAGTACTTGGGTATGAAAAATTCTGTGCTGCCGGAGGAGATATAGGTATGGGCGTTGTCAAATCATTAACTTCAAAGTATCCGGAAGTACTGGAAGCCGTTCATCTTACAGATGTAGGGTACCCAACCGGTCAGGAAGATCCGGCAACAATGAGTGAAGATGAGAAACAATTCGCGCAGTTTGTCCAGCACTGGTGGTACAGTGAAGGAGCTTACGCGATGGTACAGTCTACCAAACCTCAGTCTCTTGCTTATGGACTGAACGACTCTCCTATCGGACTTGCAGGCTGGATCATAAGCTTTATCAACGCCGGATCGCCACCGGAATTAATAGAAACTGCCTTTGGAGGAAAGGATGAAATCCTCACCAATATTATGATTTACTGGGTAACCCAAACAATAGGATCTTCTGCCAGAATGTACAAAGAAGATGCTGCCGCTTTATGGAGCGGAACTCACGTTCATCACAAAAGCAATATTCCGGCCGGAGTACTCGTATTTCCCCGTGAAGCCCAGTTTCCCAAAGAGTGGGCAGAACGTTTCGTGAATGTGACCAGCTTTAAAAAGATGAGTGAAGGAGGTCATTTTGCCGCATTGGAATTACCTCATATATTTGCAGATGAACTAAGATCATTCTTTTATTCTGCTAAATAA
- a CDS encoding S41 family peptidase encodes MKKLTYTMIAAFLFCSVEAQIQNAGFENMTDGLPNHWNIKKTDLYEGKVDYTQYFGGKASMQLTGKSDDTKNFQSFSQKVPLDIQELQKIEISAYVKSENTHGIINLWTQVKDENGKMIDFGNSESQQKSIAVNKDWTKYSLIFTVDKNVKSLLLGGVFTGNGTVWFDHFELNKIASSKDEPSKVSARYIQEFRDIVKKNSIFSDRLDWKNIDTNLNYLAKGMKTIDDTDTALNYIIKSLREAGDNHSFIDGKERTEKLKTTNTNDAKPDSRLINQNIGYVSVPGFASLNTEVGDAFALQIHSMIKKLDSENKIKGWIVDLRTNTGGNMHPMISGLGSLIGEGTLGYFVYNGKKSPWIYKNRKFGPHKIEEPYELKSGQSKIAVLIGPSTASSGEATTIAFIGKNNVKLIGQPSAGYTSANRPYTLSDGKSLALATSYEMDRNGKVYYGKIDPDIPVEPKEGKDMDIEAAKNWILN; translated from the coding sequence ATGAAAAAATTGACCTACACTATGATAGCAGCATTTCTGTTCTGCTCAGTGGAAGCTCAAATACAAAATGCCGGTTTTGAAAACATGACAGATGGGTTACCCAATCACTGGAATATTAAAAAAACGGATTTATACGAAGGAAAGGTAGATTATACACAATACTTCGGAGGAAAAGCCTCGATGCAGCTTACAGGAAAATCTGATGATACCAAAAATTTTCAATCTTTCTCTCAAAAAGTTCCTCTTGACATTCAGGAATTACAGAAAATAGAAATAAGTGCCTATGTAAAATCTGAAAACACCCATGGAATAATCAATCTATGGACTCAGGTAAAAGATGAAAATGGTAAAATGATTGACTTCGGAAATTCAGAATCACAGCAAAAATCTATTGCTGTGAATAAAGACTGGACAAAATATTCTTTAATTTTCACTGTTGATAAAAATGTAAAAAGCCTGCTTCTTGGAGGGGTATTTACAGGGAACGGAACAGTTTGGTTTGATCATTTTGAGCTCAATAAAATTGCGTCTTCAAAAGATGAACCTTCAAAAGTTTCTGCCAGATACATTCAGGAGTTTAGAGATATTGTGAAAAAGAATTCTATTTTTTCAGATAGATTAGACTGGAAGAATATTGATACCAATCTGAATTACCTTGCAAAAGGAATGAAAACCATTGATGATACAGATACCGCTTTAAATTATATCATCAAAAGCCTGAGAGAAGCTGGTGATAACCATTCTTTCATTGATGGCAAAGAACGTACAGAAAAACTGAAAACTACCAATACCAATGATGCAAAGCCTGATTCCAGACTAATCAACCAGAACATCGGGTATGTTTCTGTTCCGGGTTTTGCTTCTTTAAATACGGAAGTTGGAGATGCTTTTGCCTTACAGATTCACAGTATGATTAAAAAACTGGACTCTGAAAATAAGATTAAAGGCTGGATTGTAGACCTGAGAACCAACACCGGAGGAAATATGCACCCTATGATCAGTGGACTTGGAAGCCTGATCGGTGAAGGAACACTGGGGTATTTTGTTTATAATGGTAAAAAGAGTCCATGGATCTATAAAAACAGAAAGTTTGGTCCGCATAAAATTGAGGAACCTTATGAGCTTAAGAGCGGTCAGTCAAAAATAGCGGTGCTGATTGGTCCAAGTACAGCAAGCTCCGGAGAAGCTACCACCATTGCTTTTATTGGAAAGAACAATGTAAAATTAATTGGGCAGCCTTCAGCAGGATATACTTCAGCAAACAGACCTTATACTTTAAGTGACGGTAAAAGTCTTGCTTTGGCCACTTCTTACGAAATGGACCGTAACGGAAAAGTCTATTACGGAAAGATAGATCCGGACATTCCTGTAGAACCGAAAGAAGGAAAGGATATGGATATTGAGGCAGCAAAAAACTGGATTTTAAACTAG